The genomic region AGGAATTGCAGTAAGGCATACATCTTTACGTTTTCTGGTCACACAAAGCTCTTACCAAAAGCTGGCAGAAAAGAGCTGTTTGAAATCTATCCATTTAAGGATGGTCTAGATCTGTAAGTTCTCTCAGGTGGCTGCTGGCATGCATTAAAGAGAATTCTAGAAAATTTCTGCAAGCCATATTCTGTATTCAGACCCATTTTCAGGGAGAAAAGATTATGACACAAACCTTTCACGCTAATAACTTGTTAATGTAGCAGCCTTTGGTTCAGAAACTTAGTTTTCCACTTACCCATCCCATTTTGTGAGCTCCAAAAAATATTGGAGTCCATGCCCAGTTTAATGCCAGGTTTCCTGCATACAGACCCAGAGGAACCACTGACTTTTCGTTGAAGCCCCCCAGTTCCTCCCACACCAGGTAGGAGCCATATCTGCAGAAAGCAAAGGTGAAGTGTCATTCACTACACTGCTTAAAGCTACCACACATTCTTGATCAAATGAAATAACTTCAGTGCTAGGGTCTAGATTAATTTGGAAAATCTAGATATCCAGGCACAACTTGGCAGAGTAACTGACAGCGCAGGCTTGATCAGCTGCTCTGGATAACaacatggagagagaaaaattccCAGTCATGCCAGAGTTCTCACTTCTAAGTGCATAGAAGCAGATAACCTACAGCATTTCAGTCTTAAAAGAGAATGCCATGTTGAAATGGAAACAAGTCTAAGAGATACAAATAGTGAAGAAACTTTGTTTTGGTACTGGGACATGGTGctttaaagatttaaaaaaaaaaataaatcaaacccCAGTTTTTAAGTGGATGAAATGAATGGCATTGAGTGGGATCTCAAACCACAGTTGAGTATGGGGAGCAGGAAGAACCCTTTAGTCACTTTCATTAGTTTCACAGGGACTGAACAATGCAGCTTTGCTATTTTGGCAGTTTAATTGCAgagaataatgaaaacaaaagaaagttgGGGCAGGGTAAGCATTAGAAACTTCAGTTTCCTAAGTGATTTCTAAAGCACAGTGTGGACTTGCACTTGTTCATATATCTCACTTCAACTTCAGACCAAGACCATGATGAACAAGTCTAGGAAGCTAAGTGTCAAGAAAGGAAGGTAAGCTTATTAAATCTTGCTTTGATTTATTTGTTGCTTTCCATATATTCAAGAGATTCTGGAGGAATGAAATGTCTTGGTCATTCAAGGAATGTGTGCATGACGGattagagaagaaaaggctggTACTAAGTATGATCTTTTCACTGGGCTGGATGTATAATACACAAGCAAGACCATCCAGGTCCAGATAAACTGATTCTGCTGTTACCAAAATAACTGATAAGCTGTCACAGTTTGGactttttaaaggtatttaaCCTGCTACCCAAATTTGTGATGAGGAATCCAGACACAGGGTTACAGATTGTGCAATCAACTTGAAGGAAGCTGGAAAAGCCACCCAGCTCTTTTCTCCTTGATAAAAGGCATGTTTGTATTCACAAGCCAGTAATGATCTCATTCAAATGCTAACTCTTGAAATACACAAGTATTCCACTTAAATAAGCTAAAAAGTGCAGTCTGtatgaggagaaaggaaagagaatacTGGTGGAGAGGGACAGGACATGAGGCTATAAAAATTACAAAgcttttctggaaagaaaatgaaaccaaaatgaGAGAATGTGGGCGTGCCAATCTAGCATTCAGTTTCATCCACTGCATTATTGAGCTCTGTTACAACAGTTCTTTCCTaatttcccctcccccccccctttttaaattttcctaaaACTACTGTAGGACATACTTAGAAGAAATCCCAATGCTGCCTTGCTCCACTATTTCCAGCTTGGCAGGTCTTCCCCTCAGAATGAATGAGGAAAGCAAATTAATGGCTTTTCAAGCTCCTGCTTTTGATGTGCATACCGCATACAAAATGTCCTATCAAACCCACACACAACTcccaaaacatgtttttacctgATAAACAGGCAGCTTGACACAGTTTCTTACAAACATACAGCCACAGGAGTACAGTCATAGTTCTCTAGTCTAGCATTATACAAAAAGCAACTTTGAGATCAGATAAGTGCCTTAATACAATGTGAAAAACATACCCCATAGTTGTATAGAGAGTTCCCCAAACAGGAGCAAACACCCAGTTAGGTGGACACCAGGATGGCTTCTGTAGAGTTTCATACCATGTTGGGATTTCTCTTTTGGTTATACTGCTTCCTAAAAGTCCTCCTGCATGGGGCAGGAGTGTAAAACCTACTGCTGGGGCCCAGGCTGGTACTTCCATTGAGACAGTGaacctgaaacaaaaccaaacactgaTTGgcagagacattttaaaaagcaactgcAAAAGTTGCcatttttaacagattttaaaaatatgcatgtcAGATCTGATCCACAGCCTCGTCTTGTCACTGAGAGAC from Corvus hawaiiensis isolate bCorHaw1 chromosome 4, bCorHaw1.pri.cur, whole genome shotgun sequence harbors:
- the TSPO gene encoding translocator protein isoform X2, giving the protein MEVPAWAPAVGFTLLPHAGGLLGSSITKREIPTWYETLQKPSWCPPNWVFAPVWGTLYTTMGYGSYLVWEELGGFNEKSVVPLGLYAGNLALNWAWTPIFFGAHKMGWGLVTLLLTTGTATATAASWYNINKTAAYLMVPYLAWLSLASALNYRIWKDNRNKKKPE
- the TSPO gene encoding translocator protein isoform X1; amino-acid sequence: MKQYQALSRSSSVKDTVFTVSMEVPAWAPAVGFTLLPHAGGLLGSSITKREIPTWYETLQKPSWCPPNWVFAPVWGTLYTTMGYGSYLVWEELGGFNEKSVVPLGLYAGNLALNWAWTPIFFGAHKMGWGLVTLLLTTGTATATAASWYNINKTAAYLMVPYLAWLSLASALNYRIWKDNRNKKKPE